In the genome of Marinitoga sp. 38H-ov, one region contains:
- a CDS encoding transposase, whose product MCNKVNSQTLQQSLKDLERTFKNFFKKQAKYPNSKKKKNRQTFRVPQHIQLYMNNIKYGYIFVPKFKEGIKVRIHRTLPDTFKIKNVTFEKTTTNKYYASIVMEVPDVQITNTSNYILGIDLGVKDTITLSNGEKYSMPNLKKYEKRLKRLYRQLSKKQKGSKNREKSRIKLAKYIEKINNIKKDWIHKITHKIVSENQVGKIVVENLNIKGMLKNKKLSKYIHWQSWNKFITILEYKAKRQEIELIKTDRFYASSQICHICGHKNEKVKNLNIRKWVCPKCGTENDRDINAAINLANYAF is encoded by the coding sequence ATATGTAATAAAGTCAATTCTCAAACACTTCAACAATCACTCAAAGATTTAGAACGCACATTCAAGAATTTCTTCAAAAAACAAGCTAAATATCCGAACTCCAAGAAAAAGAAAAACAGACAAACATTTAGAGTGCCTCAGCATATACAATTGTATATGAACAATATAAAGTATGGATATATATTCGTGCCTAAATTCAAAGAAGGAATAAAGGTACGCATACATAGAACACTACCAGATACATTCAAGATCAAGAACGTTACCTTCGAAAAGACAACAACAAACAAATACTATGCATCAATAGTTATGGAAGTTCCAGATGTACAAATAACGAATACATCAAATTATATTTTAGGAATAGATTTAGGAGTAAAAGATACAATCACATTAAGCAATGGCGAAAAATATAGTATGCCTAATTTGAAAAAGTATGAAAAAAGACTGAAAAGATTATACAGACAATTGTCTAAAAAACAAAAAGGTTCAAAAAATAGAGAAAAATCAAGGATAAAACTTGCAAAGTACATTGAAAAAATCAATAATATTAAAAAAGATTGGATACATAAAATAACCCACAAAATTGTCAGCGAAAACCAAGTTGGCAAGATAGTGGTAGAAAATTTAAACATCAAAGGAATGTTGAAAAATAAAAAACTTTCAAAGTATATTCATTGGCAGTCGTGGAATAAGTTCATAACAATATTAGAATACAAAGCAAAAAGACAGGAAATAGAACTAATCAAAACAGACAGATTCTACGCATCAAGTCAGATATGCCATATTTGCGGACACAAAAATGAAAAAGTTAAGAACTTAAATATCAGAAAATGGGTATGTCCTAAATGTGGGACAGAAAATGATAGAGATATAAATGCAGCAATTAATTTAGCAAATTATGCGTTTTAA
- a CDS encoding DUF1659 domain-containing protein, with protein MATKISLGDKVRISFDYGVDNNGKQILKRKSFPIIAGATDDQVYTAANNFASLCEKTLVEIEKIENYELQA; from the coding sequence ATGGCAACTAAAATTAGTTTAGGAGATAAGGTAAGAATATCTTTTGATTATGGAGTAGATAATAATGGAAAACAAATATTAAAAAGAAAATCATTTCCAATTATAGCAGGAGCAACAGATGATCAAGTATATACAGCAGCAAATAATTTTGCATCATTATGTGAAAAAACATTGGTAGAAATTGAGAAAATAGAAAATTATGAATTACAAGCATAA
- a CDS encoding DUF2922 domain-containing protein, which yields MAKKLRMSFVNTVDGKRKTIYLNDPRADLTETEVQNAMDSFIGVLVPAGYEKDNATIVDTTSNELFDLIQ from the coding sequence ATGGCAAAGAAATTAAGAATGTCATTTGTAAATACAGTAGATGGAAAAAGAAAGACAATATATTTAAATGATCCAAGAGCAGATTTAACAGAAACAGAAGTACAAAATGCGATGGATTCATTTATAGGAGTATTAGTACCAGCAGGATATGAAAAAGATAATGCAACAATAGTAGATACAACATCAAATGAATTATTTGATTTAATTCAGTAA
- a CDS encoding helix-turn-helix domain-containing protein, whose protein sequence is MKKILQTYKFRIYLTKEQEEKLNKHFGCARFVYNF, encoded by the coding sequence GTGAAAAAAATACTTCAAACTTACAAATTTCGTATTTACCTTACGAAAGAACAAGAAGAAAAATTAAATAAGCATTTTGGTTGTGCTCGATTTGTATATAATTTTTGA
- a CDS encoding PHP domain-containing protein codes for MIVDLHSHTTGSDGTFSPDEIINLANENNIEIFSITDHDNIDAIKELSNITEDIFFIPGVEISAEFPKTLHILGYGIDINNKELNNTLKELQDFRKNRNEKMLKNMESFGFYITMEELIEEAKGEIVGRPHFANLMVKKGYVKTYQEAFDKYLKKGAPLYMDKKRLEPEKAIELIHNAGGITVMAHPYQTKLEGNDLEELIRKLKSYGLDGIEVYYSQHTKEMIEEYNYYAKKYELVKTAGSDFHGKNKPHISLGMDIVYNELHDFLCFIKGGFKIG; via the coding sequence ATGATTGTTGATTTACACTCACACACTACAGGATCAGATGGAACTTTTTCACCAGATGAAATTATCAATTTAGCTAATGAAAATAATATAGAAATTTTTTCTATTACTGACCATGACAATATTGATGCTATAAAAGAACTATCAAATATTACAGAGGATATATTTTTTATACCTGGTGTTGAAATAAGTGCTGAATTTCCAAAAACACTCCATATTTTAGGTTATGGTATAGATATAAATAACAAAGAGCTAAATAATACATTAAAAGAATTACAAGATTTTAGAAAAAATAGAAATGAAAAAATGCTAAAAAATATGGAAAGTTTTGGTTTCTATATTACTATGGAAGAATTAATAGAAGAAGCAAAAGGTGAAATTGTTGGAAGGCCCCATTTTGCAAATTTAATGGTAAAAAAAGGATATGTTAAAACATATCAAGAAGCCTTTGATAAATATTTAAAAAAAGGGGCACCTTTGTATATGGACAAAAAAAGATTAGAACCAGAAAAAGCCATAGAATTAATTCATAATGCAGGTGGAATTACTGTTATGGCTCATCCATACCAAACAAAATTAGAAGGTAATGATTTAGAAGAATTAATAAGAAAACTTAAATCATATGGATTAGATGGTATTGAAGTATATTATTCACAGCACACAAAAGAAATGATTGAAGAATATAATTATTATGCTAAAAAATATGAATTAGTAAAAACTGCAGGTTCAGATTTTCATGGAAAAAACAAACCACATATAAGTCTTGGCATGGATATAGTGTACAATGAATTGCATGATTTCCTTTGTTTTATAAAAGGAGGATTTAAAATTGGATAA
- a CDS encoding TOPRIM nucleotidyl transferase/hydrolase domain-containing protein: MSFFIKTFEEKYKDDFNKNPQKRLSNQYISIVEIGRAYMHKFKGLLEFLNLKTLIITDINSININREKC; this comes from the coding sequence ATTTCATTTTTTATTAAAACATTTGAAGAAAAATATAAAGATGATTTTAACAAAAATCCTCAAAAAAGATTATCTAATCAATATATTTCAATAGTAGAAATTGGAAGAGCTTATATGCATAAGTTTAAAGGACTATTAGAATTTCTAAATTTAAAAACATTAATTATAACAGATATTAATTCAATTAATATAAATAGAGAAAAATGCTAA